In Cervus elaphus chromosome 7, mCerEla1.1, whole genome shotgun sequence, the following proteins share a genomic window:
- the LOC122697639 gene encoding vegetative cell wall protein gp1-like: MPQQLSLERGCGSSPVPARLTAVQPVVQQLPVSLPQPGSPPHCPSPCPSLDHRVAARLPAPAWITELLPVSLPQPGSPRGCPSPCPSLDHRPTARLPALAWITVWPPSLCPSLDHRVAPISLPQPGSLRGCPSPCPSLDHRPTARLPAPAWITAWLPVSLPQPGSPCGPHLSAPACITAWLPVSLPQPGSPCGCPSPCPSLDHRAAARLPAPAWITARLPVSLPQPGSPRGWPSPCPSLDHRVVARLPAPAWITAPLPVSLPQPGSSRGCPSPCPSLDHRAAARLPAPAWITARLPVSLPQPGSPRGCPSPCPSLDHRVVARLPAPAWITELLPVSLPQPGSPPRCPSPCPSLDHRVAAPAVLAIQRSVRLRGAETPRVLSQGRETSVVPLQVKKAHGEAEAAPETVERSEAPGCAADLPQWS; the protein is encoded by the coding sequence ATGCCGCAGCAACTCAGCCTGGAAAGAGGATGCGGTAGCAGTCCTGTGCCTGCCCGCCTCACCGCCGTGCAGCCTGTGGTCCAGCAGCTGCCCgtctccctgccccagcctggaTCACCGCCCCACTGCCCgtctccctgccccagcctggaTCACCGTGTGGCTGCCCgtctccctgccccagcctggaTCACCGAGTTGTTGCCCgtctccctgccccagcctggaTCACCGCGTGGCTGCCCgtctccctgccccagcctggaTCACCGCCCCACTGCCCGTCTCCCTGCCCTAGCCTGGATCACCGTGTGGCCCCCATCTCTCTGCCCCAGCCTGGATCACCGTGTGGCCCCCATCTCTCTGCCCCAGCCTGGATCACTGCGTGGCTGCCCgtctccctgccccagcctggaTCACCGCCCCACTGCCCgtctccctgccccagcctggaTCACCGCGTGGCTGCCCgtctccctgccccagcctggaTCACCGTGTGGCCCCCATCTCTCTGCCCCAGCCTGCATCACCGCGTGGCTGCCCgtctccctgccccagcctggaTCACCGTGTGGCTGCCCgtctccctgccccagcctggaTCACCGCGCGGCTGCCCgtctccctgccccagcctggaTCACCGCGCGGCTGCCCgtctccctgccccagcctggaTCACCGCGCGGCTGGCCgtctccctgccccagcctggaTCACCGAGTTGTTGCCCgtctccctgccccagcctggaTCACCGCCCCACTGCCCgtctccctgccccagcctggaTCATCGCGCGGCTGCCCgtctccctgccccagcctggaTCACCGCGCGGCTGCCCgtctccctgccccagcctggaTCACCGCGCGGCTGCCCgtctccctgccccagcctggaTCACCGCGCGGCTGCCCgtctccctgccccagcctggaTCACCGAGTTGTTGCCCgtctccctgccccagcctggaTCACCGAGTTGTTGCCCgtctccctgccccagcctggaTCACCGCCCCGCTGCCCgtctccctgccccagcctggaTCACCGCGTGGCTGCCCCGGCAGTCTTAGCCATTCAGCGCTCTGTGAGACTTCGAGGAGCTGAGACGCCCCGTGTGCTGTCTCAGGGCAGGGAGACCTCAGTGGTGCCCCTGCAGGTCAAGAAGGCCCACGGGGAGGCTGAGGCGGCACCTGAGACAGTCGAGCGCTCCGAGGCCCCAGGCTGTGCTGCAGATCTCCCGCAGTGGAGCTGA